Part of the Zea mays cultivar B73 chromosome 4, Zm-B73-REFERENCE-NAM-5.0, whole genome shotgun sequence genome is shown below.
tttcgtcggtttaggcttattttcgtgggtttttggcccacgaaaatttaggcgtttcctgtagtgaacctctgcagagtgtaaaactggtatactagccatgctcgcggtcatgagcacctcaggactctcgcatgattaacttatgaaattaaactcaatttatcatatgcatcgcattgtggttttattattaattttgatctattattactctggtttggtatatacttacatttagtaactgctaataaaatttgaccaacttattaaaagcaatgctcatctttaaccattatttgttcaccagccttacacttcacatgagctcacacctttggtgagttcatgcacattattattatcatttatttttgtaagatacttccGCTACGTaataatatttgtgacatttatctctatacacttggtcattatatgtgttgttctttttTTGCGcatatatgagacgcacccgggtttaccccttaaatccgagtgtgacaaAATGCAATAGAAAAAAATATTTCTACAGTAACTGTTTGCAAGTGTTGTTAGTATTTAGTATTGATACGAGTAGATAAATAGATATATGTATGGTTGAATAAATGATTCAATCGATTAGCGTGGATATATATTGCTAGCTAGATTGAACgagtagatagatagatagatagatagatagatagttaGATAGTTAGATagttagatagatagatagatagatagaagcTAGCTAGATTGAAAGAGTaggtagatagatagatagataataCTGGACCAAAGTCACTTTCTTAAATAGTGTAAATTAAAGTCAGATCCTATATAACAATTAGCTCAACAATAGATAAACATTTAGATATAGATAGAAATGTCCAAGTAGGGGTGGTaatgagctctaaattttacaatAAAAAATTTAAGAATCGAATCAGATTTGAATCATGTTCATTTGGCTCAAACGAATCGTGAAGAAATATttagatcgtgatccattaccactcCTATATGCATGCATGTGATAAGTCGTGATTCCTTAGAAGAAAATGGATCCATTGCAAAAAAACGCAGATAATGTATGAGTAGCATCTAATTTTTGGATTTCTATATGCATACATGAAATACAAACATAAGCATCCACAATATTAGTATTTCCATGCATACCCATCCACAATGCAGAACTCGTTAACGCAGGCACACCATCCTTATATAACTACCGAACACGTTCGTCCTCTTTCAGTAGATGCGCGCGTACCACTCCTCTTCATTTCACCATGTCGTTCAGCAAGCGAGTTGCTGTGGCCGCCGCCCTCGCCTTGGCCCTGCAGCTTATCCTGGCTTCACATCGTAAGTGGCCAGCAAGGGAACACCACAGCTTCAGGAATTCCGCAATATTATTTGTAAGATGCAGTAGCTAATTAATGGCTGAATTATGTAATCTAAAAAGGGATTACTATGGTCGCAGTTGCAGCAGCTGGAGCCAAAAAAGACGAAACAATAGCACCGTTACAGACGTGCGAGACCATGATCAAGGTCCCCTGCTGGGGCAAAAACGCGATCTGCATCCCCATCTGCATCGCGATGCGCTACACCGGCGGTTTCTGCGACGTCGCCACCTGCATGTGCACCAAGCAATGCCTCGCCGCCGCCGAGGCTGAGGCAGATGGGGCATCGCAGCAGGCCGTGGCGACACCGCGGCTGAACTGATGGATTGTTTGGTGGGCGGGCGGCTGGGGCATGCATGCCGAGAATAAACTCGATGTTATAACAATGCGACCGAGAGTAGACCCAGGTTGCTTGTCATATGTAGCAGATTATTGATGAAGTTATTTGATGATTGATCGTCTCGATCTTTAACACATATGTAATTTTTACTTTCATCTTCAGCAGTCTTATCCATCTCACCTCCTATTTCGAGCACTACTTTCAACATTCAAGTTTACGCTACTTCTGAACCCTAGTAGCaccaccttttttcttctcctctTCCAACAAGGGGAAAGATAGCTAGAGGATTCGACGCTCTCGCCAACGGTAACGCGCGGCACTTGCCCTGCCCTTCCTTGTCTTTACCGGTTCGACGGCCGCGGCGAGTACTTGGCCGGCGGCGACAACGCCGGGCGCGTCATCCTCTTCCGCAGGACCGACGACGACGGAGTTCCAGAGCCACGAACGGGAGGCCATCCCGATGCCGTCCAGCCCCATGCACGAGAGCGAGGCGTGAAGCAAGTTATCAAGATGGAAGCGGCTACCCAGCTGGGCGCGGTGAGGTCTGCCGTGGGGGAGGAGAGACGAACCCAAGGGCGACCCGTCGGCGATCCTCGGCAATCTGGCCGCGACCCAGACTTCGGCTACGACCACGGAGCTTCTACTACATCGGCTTCTTCTCTAGGATCTGAAGATGAAGATGTTCTTCAATCAGCCATCCTTGCCGGATTCACCACGGACGCAGCATCCCATTACATCAACGATCGAAATCTGGTGACTCAGGTATGTTCACAGGAAGATCTCAGTGAGAATGATTGATCCAGGTTGGTTAGCGGAAGAAAAATAAGTGGTTGGATTCAGACCACTCGTTGTTGCAGACTTCAAAAAGTAATGCCTCCGGTCCTCCACTGACGGACGATCGAAAGTAGCAAGTTATCGCAATGGTCAGGAGTTTTTAAGGGATTCAGTTGTTTCTTCCACACCGTCTGACGTGAATGCCAGGAAACAAATTACATCCAAGAAAAAACCAATCATGCACCACAGCAGGGAAGTCACGATTCGTCCATGGCGTGCCCCAATTCCTTGCAGGAGGCCTTGTCCTTTGACACTCAATGTGTTCTGTCCCCCCTCTCTGCGGATGGTTGAGGATCATGGCTCGCACCCTTCAGAGAAGACATCATTGCTTTGCTCAAGCGTGGGATTGTCCGCTGAAAAGCAATCGATGCCATCCTCATACGCTGGTGAATCACCCCACAGGCAGCAGGATTGGCCTTGGCGGTTGGAATCGGAAGGGATAAGCGTTCCTGCATCTAATTTGGTATCAAAGGAGGGTTCGTTTGATCGAACGACCTTGATTCTTAGAGCCATATCGTACGGCCAGGGACGACGATTACTTAGAAGACCAGTTTCTAGGGAAAGCTGCATAGAAGGGTTTTCCCATGCCATTCCCAGGTGCGCCGCCAGACCAACATACGcacaggttgttgccaggaacatGGCCGACCACCATCGCCCGGATGAATAGCTACCACGTCGCGATGATCAGCCACAGCGAGGCAGAAATCCTTTCCCCCGTCCATACCGCCCACATGTGAGGGGAGGAGCTCAGGCATGGCGGGGTCACGGTAGTCACCAGGAGCGTGGCAGGGGCACTGGCCATGGCACGGTCCCGGAGGCTGCTCGTGTGTTGGTCGGGGCCTTCACTGGTCGTGCGGTTGCAGATCGCCCACCAGCAAGAATGCAGAGAGGTATAGGTCAAAGATTTGTTCCTGTCGGGAGACAAGATTAGTGCCAATCGGCAGCAGCGGTCACCACACCAACTACTGATCAAAGAATGAAGAAAAAATTGTGAAAGCAAAGAAGCCAAGAAACCCTTTCTGTTTTAGGTGCAAGGTACCAGGACATCTGGCAGAAAACTGTGTTGCAGACCTCGATTGTGTCATTTGCAACAAGGACTTACATCTCACAAAAAAGTGCCCAATCCTCAAGATGCCAAAACCGACGGCAACTATGATGGGGTATGCAAAAAAATGAACTTCGTTTCTTTAGAATCCCTGAGTTCGATTACAAGATTGAAGTACCAGAACCAGCCCCAACAACTTTGATCAAAGTGGATGGAGGTGATCTTGAAGGAATAGCAGTCCAGGCGGAACTTGCAAGACTTTCAAGGGTGGACTAGAGTTGGGAGGCTCTTCCTGAGGGAGATGGTTCCTTCCTTGCAGTTTTCCCATCTGAAGATGAGCTTCTGCGGATGGCCGATATAGGATATATAATTTGAAGAGCGGTGTTACGATCACTATCAGTAAATGGGAGATGCATGGAGATGTTAAGCCTGCGTATCACCTCG
Proteins encoded:
- the LOC100279046 gene encoding uncharacterized protein LOC100279046 precursor, with the protein product MSFSKRVAVAAALALALQLILASHLAAAGAKKDETIAPLQTCETMIKVPCWGKNAICIPICIAMRYTGGFCDVATCMCTKQCLAAAEAEADGASQQAVATPRLN